A single genomic interval of Mucilaginibacter robiniae harbors:
- a CDS encoding SusD/RagB family nutrient-binding outer membrane lipoprotein, whose product MKKIYTLSLLALSLGFGACKKGYFDINTNPNNATSATPGLILTNALNTTARNTTGSYEFYRFAAPWIGYWNFSGGVSGFLEERSYNITSNYAGATNTWANLYDNLEDYQYLEQQGKALNKPYFVAFAKTMKAFDFQYLVDFYGDIPYTQALQSTAVIRPKYDKDLAVYEELAKQLDTAAALCKANLGKVASGDVSFDIVYAGDLAKWGKLANTIKLRLLLRQSEIAGRTDYIKSEIAKINANGLGYINANETANVQPGYLNSDGKLNPFYASFGYTAASTKTLQGGHQYYLAAEYSLNFYQNNGDPRLGRFYTTINEGAGTTYVGHPFGPTATDAEKPQFISAIGPGLVSWPSDASKPQPLITDFESLFLQAEAAQRGLISGSAEALYKSAVTQSFIALDLTAADATTYLSTQAVADWSDASNAGTGTSAEGTSYDKKIILIIKQKWASLNGFNDIESWCDYRRLGLPADIPISNNPTATTRKIPVRMPYPQSEYNYNPQNVAAEGAISQFTSRVFWDVK is encoded by the coding sequence ATGAAAAAAATATATACATTATCGCTTCTTGCACTAAGCCTTGGATTTGGGGCCTGCAAAAAAGGGTATTTTGATATTAATACTAACCCTAATAACGCTACCAGTGCGACTCCGGGTTTGATTTTAACGAACGCATTAAATACTACAGCCAGAAATACAACGGGTTCATACGAGTTTTATCGTTTTGCTGCACCATGGATTGGCTATTGGAACTTTAGTGGAGGAGTTTCGGGCTTTTTAGAGGAACGTAGTTATAATATTACTTCTAATTATGCAGGAGCAACTAATACTTGGGCCAATTTATATGATAATCTGGAAGATTACCAATATCTGGAACAACAAGGAAAGGCACTTAACAAACCTTACTTTGTAGCTTTTGCCAAAACCATGAAAGCTTTTGATTTCCAATATTTGGTAGATTTTTATGGTGATATACCTTATACTCAGGCGTTGCAATCAACAGCTGTTATTCGCCCTAAGTATGATAAAGATTTGGCTGTTTATGAAGAATTAGCTAAACAATTGGATACCGCAGCTGCATTGTGTAAAGCTAATTTGGGCAAAGTGGCCAGCGGAGATGTCAGCTTTGATATTGTATATGCCGGTGATTTAGCAAAATGGGGAAAGCTAGCTAATACTATTAAGCTTCGTTTATTACTGCGCCAAAGTGAAATTGCAGGCAGAACAGATTATATTAAATCAGAAATTGCTAAAATCAACGCTAATGGTTTAGGCTATATTAATGCTAATGAAACAGCAAATGTGCAGCCTGGTTATTTGAATAGTGATGGTAAATTGAATCCATTTTATGCATCATTTGGCTATACTGCAGCTTCAACCAAGACATTACAAGGCGGGCATCAGTACTATTTAGCTGCTGAGTACTCATTGAATTTTTATCAAAACAATGGTGACCCACGTTTGGGTAGATTTTACACCACTATAAATGAAGGTGCTGGCACCACGTATGTGGGGCACCCATTTGGGCCAACAGCTACTGATGCAGAAAAACCGCAGTTCATATCCGCTATAGGTCCAGGTTTGGTTAGTTGGCCTAGTGATGCAAGTAAGCCACAACCATTAATTACAGATTTTGAAAGTTTGTTTTTACAAGCCGAAGCTGCGCAGCGTGGTTTAATTAGTGGAAGTGCAGAAGCACTGTACAAATCAGCCGTAACACAATCATTTATCGCGTTGGATTTAACAGCGGCAGATGCCACTACCTACTTGAGCACACAAGCAGTAGCTGATTGGAGTGATGCTTCAAATGCCGGAACTGGCACAAGTGCTGAAGGAACTAGCTATGATAAAAAGATAATTCTGATTATCAAACAAAAATGGGCTTCATTAAACGGGTTTAATGACATTGAATCTTGGTGCGATTACAGAAGATTAGGTTTACCCGCAGATATTCCTATCTCTAATAATCCAACAGCTACCACCCGCAAAATTCCGGTGAGAATGCCTTATCCGCAAAGTGAATATAATTACAATCCACAAAACGTTGCTGCCGAAGGTGCTATTAGCCAATTTACTTCAAGAGTATTTTGGGATGTTAAATAA
- a CDS encoding DUF1735 domain-containing protein, which translates to MTIKNILKGFVPAALLMSLFSCKDRYPQPDFTQVTPVVELPVASLAGNGGGNSMSTSFSIQSTPSDYYIYVNYAAPDANSTDLAVKLAVDTATLGKFNRTNGTTYPLLPANDYSLANTIVIPAGQRKVEYHIKFTTTLIDPSATYALPLKITDASGVTVSGNFGTLVLLIGVKNIYDGTYSLKGKITRNSASGPDLTLGGTFKSGLSTSLKTLTANSNSFSQYWRDGSGVAGIDGLYLTVDPATNNVTVKATGNATLKNTTGYNNHYDPATKTFYLGFDWGTAPSTRIAVDTLVYTGP; encoded by the coding sequence ATGACAATAAAAAATATATTAAAAGGCTTTGTGCCGGCCGCGTTGCTGATGTCTTTGTTTTCGTGCAAAGACAGGTATCCGCAACCGGACTTTACGCAGGTTACACCTGTAGTTGAACTACCTGTAGCTAGTTTGGCTGGTAATGGCGGCGGAAACTCTATGAGTACAAGCTTCTCTATTCAAAGCACACCGTCTGATTACTACATTTATGTAAATTATGCTGCGCCTGATGCCAATTCTACTGATTTAGCTGTTAAGCTGGCAGTAGATACTGCTACATTAGGTAAGTTTAACAGAACCAATGGAACAACTTATCCGTTGTTACCAGCTAATGATTATTCATTAGCTAATACTATTGTAATACCAGCAGGTCAGCGCAAAGTAGAGTATCACATTAAGTTTACTACTACTTTAATTGATCCTTCAGCTACTTATGCGTTACCATTGAAAATTACTGATGCATCTGGTGTTACTGTAAGCGGCAATTTTGGAACGTTGGTTTTATTAATTGGAGTAAAGAATATCTACGATGGTACTTATTCTTTAAAAGGTAAAATTACCCGTAACTCAGCTTCTGGCCCTGATTTAACATTAGGAGGTACTTTTAAGTCAGGTTTGAGTACATCTTTGAAAACTTTGACAGCTAATTCAAACTCTTTTTCACAGTATTGGAGAGATGGTAGTGGTGTAGCTGGTATTGATGGGTTATATCTAACCGTTGATCCTGCTACTAACAACGTTACTGTTAAAGCTACAGGTAATGCTACATTAAAGAATACAACTGGTTATAATAACCATTATGATCCGGCAACTAAAACCTTCTATTTAGGTTTTGATTGGGGGACTGCTCCATCAACCAGAATTGCTGTTGATACACTGGTTTATACTGGCCCGTAA
- the fucP gene encoding L-fucose:H+ symporter permease, with translation MTQKAAFTEKRFLVTLVFVTSLFMFWGIAISLADVLNRHFQQVLHVSKAQSGLVQFSIYGAYFIMGIPAGLFMKRFGYKNGVLLGLCLFALGAFLFVPAANAQSFGFFRLALFIVGCGLSTLETVAHPFVASLGHQETSDQRVNFAQAFNALGTMIGPLIGSFFVFGSGSENVSDGLSSVKILYMVLGTIVALVALSFAFVKVPALIEPHAPITQGFDVEEVPVPSKKLFQHRHFVWAAIAQLFNVAAQSGTWAFFINYCHEKMGMTDKTAGMYLGIVFMGLMLIGRFAGTALMRFIAPNKLLAAFALGNIIMCLVVAQSWGVISFVALLMINFFFSIMFPTIYSLGIKSMGSQTQQASSFISMGVVGGAFFPLLMGQIADHDVATAYYMPIVCYVVIFLFGIKFYKVNH, from the coding sequence ATGACACAAAAAGCAGCCTTTACCGAAAAGAGGTTTTTGGTTACCCTTGTATTTGTTACTTCTTTATTCATGTTCTGGGGCATTGCCATTTCATTGGCTGATGTACTGAACCGGCATTTCCAACAAGTGCTACATGTTTCAAAGGCACAATCTGGCTTGGTGCAGTTTTCTATATATGGAGCTTACTTTATTATGGGCATACCTGCGGGCTTGTTCATGAAGCGCTTTGGCTACAAAAATGGTGTGCTGTTAGGGTTGTGCTTATTTGCTTTAGGCGCATTTTTGTTTGTGCCAGCAGCTAATGCACAATCGTTTGGTTTTTTCCGGTTGGCATTATTTATTGTAGGTTGTGGCCTTTCTACACTGGAGACGGTAGCCCATCCGTTTGTGGCCTCTTTAGGGCACCAGGAAACCAGCGATCAGCGGGTTAATTTTGCTCAGGCATTTAATGCATTAGGTACCATGATTGGGCCGCTTATTGGTTCATTTTTCGTGTTTGGTAGCGGCTCAGAAAATGTAAGCGATGGTTTATCATCTGTTAAGATTTTATATATGGTGCTGGGCACTATTGTAGCTTTAGTTGCACTGTCTTTTGCCTTTGTTAAAGTTCCAGCTTTAATTGAACCACATGCGCCTATTACACAAGGCTTTGATGTTGAGGAGGTGCCTGTTCCTTCTAAAAAGCTATTTCAGCACCGGCATTTTGTTTGGGCCGCTATAGCGCAACTATTTAACGTAGCCGCTCAATCCGGAACCTGGGCATTCTTTATCAATTATTGCCATGAAAAGATGGGGATGACTGATAAGACGGCAGGTATGTATTTAGGTATTGTTTTTATGGGCTTAATGTTGATAGGCCGCTTTGCTGGCACAGCTTTAATGCGGTTTATTGCCCCTAATAAGTTATTGGCTGCATTTGCTTTAGGTAACATTATAATGTGTTTGGTGGTGGCACAAAGCTGGGGAGTAATATCTTTTGTTGCTTTGCTCATGATTAATTTCTTTTTCAGTATCATGTTTCCTACTATTTATAGTTTGGGTATAAAAAGCATGGGCAGTCAAACTCAGCAAGCTTCGTCATTTATATCGATGGGGGTGGTAGGCGGTGCCTTTTTTCCTCTTCTGATGGGGCAAATTGCCGATCATGATGTAGCTACCGCTTACTATATGCCGATTGTTTGCTACGTTGTCATCTTCCTTTTTGGAATCAAATTTTACAAAGTAAACCATTAA
- a CDS encoding helix-turn-helix domain-containing protein: MAHFRQFAFKKFGYFDFAGDLPEQLSEHAFNSFIKVVFVKAGGYAVIDFNEYQLQQDALFFINADQYFKFSDTCIGTLLYYNRDFYCVEIHDKEVACDGILFHNVYEIPVVYMDADISAAMQQIIQDVKAELEQEESSMEEMLRILLKKIIIKSTRIWKREHQVESEEAGQEVEFSRKFSQLVEWNFTQHHTVAEYAELLHITPKALNKRISRYSNTTPNDIIKNRIVLEAKRLLVHTHLSIKEIAYKLSYDDTSYFTRLFTKQVNTSPQAFRLQYQQA, from the coding sequence ATGGCACATTTCAGGCAGTTCGCATTTAAAAAGTTTGGTTATTTTGATTTCGCTGGAGATTTGCCAGAGCAATTATCAGAGCATGCCTTTAATAGTTTTATTAAAGTAGTGTTTGTTAAAGCCGGTGGTTATGCTGTAATTGATTTCAATGAGTATCAATTACAGCAGGATGCGCTGTTCTTCATTAATGCCGATCAGTATTTTAAATTTAGCGATACCTGCATCGGTACACTGCTTTATTATAACCGGGATTTTTATTGTGTAGAAATTCATGATAAAGAAGTAGCCTGCGATGGGATCCTGTTTCACAATGTTTATGAAATACCTGTAGTGTACATGGATGCTGATATTTCAGCAGCTATGCAGCAAATTATACAAGATGTAAAAGCAGAGCTGGAGCAGGAAGAAAGCAGCATGGAAGAGATGCTCCGGATATTGCTTAAAAAAATCATTATCAAATCTACCCGCATCTGGAAACGTGAACATCAAGTTGAAAGTGAAGAAGCAGGGCAGGAGGTAGAGTTTTCCAGAAAGTTCAGCCAATTGGTGGAATGGAATTTTACGCAACATCATACCGTTGCTGAATACGCCGAATTGCTGCATATCACTCCTAAAGCTTTAAATAAGCGTATTAGTCGGTACAGTAACACCACACCCAACGATATTATCAAAAACCGCATTGTACTGGAAGCAAAAAGGTTGTTGGTACATACTCATTTAAGTATTAAAGAAATAGCGTATAAATTAAGCTATGATGATACTTCCTACTTTACCCGTCTTTTTACCAAGCAGGTGAATACCTCGCCACAAGCCTTTCGGCTACAATATCAGCAAGCGTAA
- a CDS encoding OsmC family protein: MKRNATAVWNGNIKEGNGNITTQSTTLNKTQYSFNSRFAEGVGTNPEELMAAAHAGCFTMKLSLDLTTAGFTPDMLETTATITLDNGVITNSDLVLKAKVPGISEEQFQQIAAGAKAECPVSKAYNLEISLQATLQA, encoded by the coding sequence ATGAAACGTAATGCAACTGCCGTATGGAACGGTAACATTAAAGAAGGTAACGGTAATATCACTACACAAAGCACTACACTGAACAAAACGCAGTATTCATTCAATAGTCGTTTTGCTGAAGGGGTAGGAACCAACCCGGAAGAACTGATGGCTGCTGCTCATGCCGGATGTTTTACCATGAAGTTGAGCCTGGATTTAACTACCGCCGGTTTTACGCCTGACATGCTGGAAACAACAGCTACGATCACTTTAGATAATGGCGTTATAACCAATTCTGATTTGGTATTGAAAGCTAAGGTGCCTGGCATCAGCGAAGAGCAGTTTCAACAGATTGCAGCAGGTGCTAAGGCCGAATGTCCGGTAAGTAAGGCTTATAATCTTGAAATTAGTTTGCAAGCAACATTGCAGGCATAA
- a CDS encoding AraC family transcriptional regulator, whose amino-acid sequence MKPLYRKLPGQTENSFNIWHDVKPNFGNVWHYHPELELHYTIKGEGVRFIGDNISNFSSGELVLLGQNLPHAWRCREEYYQQNSNLNIEAIVIQFLPTCLGRDILMLPEAYLLPKLFEKAKSGMIIRGETKEKVTQLMHAALEATNLDRIIIMLSILKHLADAPDYKPIVNDLNAFQHPSEMDDLRLSNIYTHTLSNYKRDISLKEISLISNLSITSFCRYFKLMTNKTYYDFLIEIRISHACRLLVENKLTTEVICFNCGFNNVSNFYRHFKKIKGVTPAEYKRKYLNT is encoded by the coding sequence ATGAAGCCGCTGTACCGTAAGCTACCTGGACAAACCGAGAACTCATTTAATATATGGCATGACGTTAAGCCTAACTTTGGAAATGTTTGGCACTATCATCCGGAGTTGGAACTTCATTACACGATTAAAGGGGAAGGTGTGCGTTTTATAGGAGACAATATCAGTAACTTTTCATCTGGTGAATTGGTACTGCTCGGACAAAATTTGCCACATGCATGGCGCTGCCGTGAAGAGTATTATCAGCAAAACAGTAATCTGAATATTGAGGCCATTGTAATTCAGTTTTTACCTACTTGTTTGGGCCGTGATATTTTAATGCTCCCGGAAGCGTACTTACTGCCTAAGCTATTTGAAAAAGCTAAAAGTGGCATGATTATCCGTGGCGAAACCAAAGAAAAAGTTACTCAACTCATGCACGCCGCTCTGGAAGCTACCAATCTGGACAGGATTATCATTATGCTTTCCATCTTGAAACATTTAGCGGATGCGCCCGACTACAAGCCTATTGTTAATGACTTGAATGCCTTTCAGCATCCAAGCGAAATGGACGATTTGCGATTAAGCAACATTTACACACACACCTTATCTAATTACAAAAGAGATATTTCATTAAAAGAAATATCGTTAATAAGTAACCTGAGTATTACATCGTTTTGCCGGTATTTCAAGCTGATGACGAACAAAACTTATTATGATTTTTTAATTGAAATCAGAATCAGTCATGCCTGTCGCCTTCTGGTTGAAAATAAGCTAACTACTGAAGTTATCTGTTTCAACTGTGGCTTTAATAACGTCTCTAACTTTTATCGTCACTTTAAAAAAATAAAAGGTGTCACCCCAGCCGAGTACAAACGCAAGTACCTGAATACTTAA
- a CDS encoding iron-containing alcohol dehydrogenase, with protein MAVIQNLTINFPGKLVFGNGCLQQLADEITRYHCRQVFIVTITPLLSQLQELIDQLEQNHISVIINTAIVQEPTFADFSILMQSLGTNQPDMVLGIGGGSVLDVAKLAAAQINNSQTLTEMIGNGMLKQRNTRLICVPTTSGTGSEVSPNAILVDDADNQKKAVISPYLVPDVVYVDPLLTVGVPPSITAATGLDALTHCLEAYTNKFAKPFIDIYAFEGMRLIAANIKQAVQNGADVEAREQVAMGSLLGGFCLGPVNTAAVHALAYPLGSMFHLAHGLSNALLLPYVMEFNAPAATQRYANVAVALGCERQGDDQEMAAAGIAKIKSIIADCNVPARLRDVGIPESAIPEMATDAMKITRLLNNNPRPVTFDDALAIYQAAY; from the coding sequence ATGGCTGTTATACAAAATTTAACTATAAATTTTCCTGGAAAGCTTGTTTTTGGTAATGGATGCCTACAGCAACTGGCTGACGAAATTACTCGCTATCATTGCCGGCAAGTATTTATAGTAACGATTACACCTTTGCTTTCACAACTGCAAGAGTTGATAGATCAACTAGAGCAAAACCACATTTCCGTTATCATTAATACCGCTATAGTACAAGAGCCTACATTTGCAGATTTTAGCATACTGATGCAAAGTTTAGGTACAAACCAGCCAGATATGGTTTTAGGTATTGGTGGAGGCAGTGTGCTGGATGTAGCTAAACTGGCAGCTGCTCAAATTAACAACAGCCAAACTCTTACAGAAATGATAGGTAACGGTATGTTAAAGCAAAGAAATACCCGGCTTATCTGTGTACCAACCACTTCGGGTACTGGCAGCGAAGTATCACCTAATGCTATTTTGGTGGATGATGCTGATAACCAGAAAAAAGCTGTAATCAGCCCTTATCTGGTTCCGGATGTGGTTTATGTAGATCCGTTACTTACGGTTGGTGTACCGCCATCAATTACGGCAGCTACGGGCCTGGATGCCCTAACACACTGCCTGGAAGCTTACACAAACAAATTTGCAAAACCTTTTATTGATATATATGCCTTTGAAGGTATGCGCTTAATTGCAGCCAACATAAAGCAGGCGGTTCAGAATGGTGCAGATGTTGAAGCTAGAGAACAGGTAGCTATGGGGAGTTTATTAGGTGGTTTTTGTTTGGGCCCGGTTAATACAGCTGCAGTACATGCTTTGGCTTACCCGTTAGGCAGTATGTTTCATTTAGCGCATGGGTTATCAAATGCTTTGTTGCTACCTTACGTAATGGAGTTTAATGCACCAGCTGCTACACAGCGTTATGCAAATGTGGCCGTTGCATTAGGTTGCGAAAGGCAAGGTGATGATCAGGAAATGGCAGCTGCTGGTATAGCAAAAATCAAATCTATAATTGCAGATTGTAATGTGCCAGCCAGGTTAAGAGATGTAGGGATTCCTGAATCAGCTATACCAGAAATGGCTACAGATGCTATGAAAATTACCCGTTTGCTTAACAACAATCCTCGGCCAGTAACTTTTGATGATGCTTTGGCTATTTACCAGGCTGCTTACTGA
- a CDS encoding dihydrodipicolinate synthase family protein: MRIHKRFGGTVVPVVTPLTSDYRLDEEAVEKIFTHLANNEAMPFILGTTGEAASLSAQVKSDYLRKAASLKSAGAMLYVGISSNSFDESVQMAKRSFDLGASAVAATLPAYYNLSEDQIRKYLTQLADQVSGPLIIYNIPATTHMSIPLHLIDELSHHENVVAVKDSERSQKRLDESLQLWAHRPDFSYLLGWAAKSAYALLNGGDGLIPSTGNVTPEIYCEMVKAVQNGDADKAYQYQQYSDQLGALYQSGRLLGESLWALKVLMQEVGLCQPNMMPPLHKLADQEAAEIKQSFHALLQQEGITLNKYNHV; the protein is encoded by the coding sequence ATGAGAATTCATAAAAGGTTTGGGGGTACAGTAGTACCGGTGGTAACTCCGCTTACTTCCGATTACCGCTTAGACGAAGAAGCTGTTGAGAAGATATTCACCCATTTGGCCAATAATGAGGCTATGCCTTTTATTTTAGGTACAACTGGTGAGGCTGCTTCTCTTTCGGCACAGGTAAAAAGTGATTATTTAAGGAAGGCAGCCAGCTTAAAATCAGCTGGAGCTATGCTGTATGTAGGGATCTCTTCAAATAGTTTTGATGAGTCGGTTCAGATGGCCAAACGTAGTTTTGATTTAGGTGCCAGTGCTGTGGCTGCAACTTTGCCTGCTTATTACAATCTTTCTGAAGATCAAATAAGAAAATATCTTACTCAATTGGCCGATCAGGTTTCAGGGCCGCTTATTATATACAATATACCAGCTACCACGCACATGTCTATACCGCTGCATTTAATTGATGAACTAAGTCATCATGAAAATGTAGTAGCGGTTAAAGATTCGGAACGAAGCCAAAAACGTTTGGATGAGTCATTACAATTATGGGCCCATCGTCCAGATTTTAGCTATTTACTAGGTTGGGCAGCTAAATCTGCTTATGCACTTTTAAATGGCGGTGATGGTTTAATTCCGAGCACCGGCAATGTAACTCCTGAAATATATTGTGAAATGGTGAAGGCCGTTCAAAACGGCGATGCTGATAAAGCCTATCAGTATCAACAATATTCAGATCAGTTGGGAGCCTTATATCAATCTGGCCGATTGCTTGGTGAATCTTTATGGGCTTTAAAAGTATTAATGCAGGAGGTGGGTTTGTGTCAGCCTAATATGATGCCGCCTTTGCATAAATTAGCTGACCAGGAAGCGGCTGAAATAAAGCAGTCTTTTCATGCACTATTACAACAAGAAGGTATTACTTTAAACAAATATAATCATGTCTGA
- the pdxA gene encoding 4-hydroxythreonine-4-phosphate dehydrogenase PdxA: MSEKPIIGITMGDPASIGPEIAVKALLNDEIYAICQPLLVGDAGVFRHIVQKLNLPVTINTISSVQEAQYKQGTIDVLDLHNVDIDKLEFGVVSPMAGNAAFESVTKVIELALAGEIDATVTGPLNKKSMNEAGHHFAGHTEIYAQYTGTKKYAMLLVEDNLKVIHVSTHVSLRQACDLVKKDRIVEVIELLHNGLISLGETNLKIGVAGLNPHAGDSGLFGTEDDQEIAPAVEQARQLGYDVEGPVPPDTLFSKAATGYYGGVVAMYHDQGHIPFKLSGFKWNPEKQQMDSVKGVNITMGLPIIRTSVDHGTAFEIAGKGIASPDAMVLAIESAVQLAKNKALA, from the coding sequence ATGTCTGAAAAACCTATTATAGGTATTACCATGGGCGATCCGGCAAGTATTGGTCCTGAAATTGCCGTTAAAGCACTGCTTAATGATGAAATATATGCCATTTGCCAACCTTTATTGGTAGGTGATGCAGGTGTTTTCAGGCATATTGTTCAAAAGCTGAATTTACCGGTTACTATCAATACCATTAGTTCCGTACAGGAGGCTCAGTATAAACAAGGTACAATCGATGTTCTGGATTTACATAATGTTGATATAGATAAATTGGAATTCGGTGTAGTATCGCCTATGGCAGGTAATGCAGCGTTTGAATCGGTAACCAAAGTTATTGAGCTGGCTTTGGCTGGTGAGATTGATGCTACCGTAACTGGGCCGTTAAATAAAAAATCGATGAATGAGGCCGGGCATCATTTTGCCGGGCATACCGAAATTTACGCACAATACACCGGAACTAAGAAATATGCCATGTTGCTGGTAGAGGATAACCTTAAAGTTATCCACGTATCTACACACGTTTCTTTACGTCAAGCTTGCGATTTGGTAAAAAAAGATCGTATTGTGGAGGTTATTGAATTGTTGCACAATGGCCTGATTAGCTTAGGCGAAACCAACCTGAAAATTGGTGTTGCCGGCTTAAACCCACATGCTGGCGATTCAGGCTTGTTTGGTACAGAAGACGATCAGGAGATTGCACCTGCTGTAGAACAAGCCCGCCAATTGGGATATGATGTAGAAGGGCCAGTGCCGCCTGATACCTTGTTTTCTAAAGCGGCTACAGGCTATTACGGTGGGGTAGTGGCAATGTACCACGACCAGGGCCACATTCCTTTCAAACTATCCGGCTTTAAATGGAATCCTGAAAAGCAGCAGATGGATAGTGTTAAAGGGGTAAATATTACTATGGGTTTGCCTATCATCAGAACATCGGTTGACCACGGTACTGCTTTTGAAATTGCCGGCAAAGGTATTGCCAGTCCCGATGCTATGGTATTAGCCATTGAATCAGCCGTGCAATTAGCTAAAAACAAAGCTTTGGCGTAA
- a CDS encoding four-carbon acid sugar kinase family protein, producing MIAVIADDLTGAAEIGGIGLQYDLKVEISTSVNLNTQADLLIINTDARSKSETEAVSTVKAVCHELKKLRPSFIYKKIDSILRGHVLAEITAELMELALPAALIVPANPALNRTLVNRTYFVNQIPVHQTAFQHDPEFPIVHADVVRMLRAEEEQITVLKPHEALLDAGIMVGEVESNADLTAWAKQVNYTMLLAGASGFFTALLSSHKEYSKSTQSPVRFAFGTMLHVSGTTYQENVEQIKNIHQKGGPVSYIPVNAWQIASAETSLIDNWCEHVALLLEQNHKAIIAIDQDNVASSALSATSLRKLTALVVKKILQLTQVDDLFIEGGSTAAAILDDLEITTLYPLDELGPGIIRNKANYPQELNITLKPGSYRWPAGLWEV from the coding sequence ATGATAGCTGTTATAGCAGACGATTTAACGGGCGCAGCCGAAATAGGGGGTATAGGTTTACAATATGATTTAAAGGTAGAAATCAGTACTTCGGTAAATTTGAACACTCAAGCTGATTTACTGATTATCAATACCGATGCCCGTTCAAAAAGCGAGACTGAAGCAGTGAGTACAGTAAAAGCTGTATGTCACGAACTCAAAAAGTTGCGACCCTCATTCATTTACAAAAAAATTGATTCTATACTGCGGGGGCACGTTTTAGCGGAAATTACAGCTGAATTAATGGAACTAGCTTTGCCCGCAGCGCTTATTGTTCCGGCTAATCCTGCTCTGAATCGTACTTTGGTAAACCGTACTTATTTTGTTAACCAAATCCCCGTACATCAAACCGCTTTTCAACATGATCCGGAGTTTCCGATAGTTCATGCAGATGTAGTTCGGATGCTAAGGGCTGAAGAAGAACAGATAACGGTACTTAAGCCGCATGAAGCACTATTGGATGCCGGTATTATGGTGGGCGAAGTAGAAAGCAATGCTGATTTGACAGCATGGGCTAAACAGGTAAACTATACCATGTTGCTTGCTGGTGCATCAGGTTTTTTCACTGCGCTACTCAGTTCGCATAAGGAATATAGTAAAAGCACTCAGTCGCCAGTACGTTTTGCGTTTGGAACTATGTTGCACGTAAGCGGAACGACTTACCAAGAGAATGTTGAGCAAATCAAAAACATTCACCAAAAGGGCGGTCCAGTGAGCTATATACCCGTAAATGCTTGGCAAATAGCATCTGCGGAAACATCGCTAATAGATAATTGGTGTGAGCATGTAGCGTTATTACTGGAGCAGAACCATAAAGCCATTATTGCCATCGATCAGGACAATGTTGCTTCTAGTGCATTAAGCGCTACGAGTTTACGCAAGTTGACTGCATTGGTAGTGAAAAAGATATTGCAGCTTACCCAAGTGGATGACTTGTTTATTGAAGGCGGCTCAACTGCGGCAGCTATTTTAGATGATCTGGAAATAACAACATTATATCCGCTTGACGAACTAGGCCCCGGAATAATCAGAAATAAAGCAAACTACCCTCAGGAATTAAATATAACTTTAAAGCCGGGTAGTTATCGCTGGCCTGCTGGCTTGTGGGAGGTTTAA